From the Thomasclavelia ramosa DSM 1402 genome, the window ACAATAAATAACGGCTTTTGATAACGATCATACAAATAATTCAAAGTAATTCTCAAGCCCAAAGGATCAATTTGCCAGCCCCAATCAGAAGTTTCTAAATATGGATTTTTAACAGACTTTACTACATTACCATCCGTCATACCACGACTAGGATCAGCACTAGCGCAGCGTGACTGATAATAACTAAATGAAATAAAATCCACAGGATATTTTTTCAATATTTCCAAGTCATCAGTTTGGATTTCTATGTTAATATCTTTTTCTTTAAACACCTTTTTAGCATAACTTGGATAATATCCTCTGGCTTGAACATCGATAAACATTAAATTTTCGCGATCTTTATTCATTGCTAGCCAAACATCTTTAGGATCACAACTATATGGATAAAATTGTCCTCCTGCTAACATGCAGCCTACTCTATTTAAAGGGTTTATTTCATGAGCTATTTTTGTTGCCAGTGCCGAAGCAACTAGTTCATGATGAGCTGCTTGATATTTTACTTGTTCATGATTTTCATCTGGTTTAAATGCTATTCCAGCTCCAGAAAATGGTGAATGTAATAAAATATTGATTTCATTAAATGTTAACCAGTATTTAACTAAACCATCAAATCTTTCAAAACATACTCTTGCATACCTTATAAAGCACTCAATCATTTCTCTACTTCTCCATGACCCGTATTTTTCAACTAGCCCCATCGGTACATCAAAATGGCACAAAGTAACTAATGGTTCAATCCCGTATTTTTGACATTCCTTAAATAAATCAAGATAGAATGAAATTCCAGCTTCATTAGGCTGTTCATCATCGCCATGAGGAAAAATTCTAGCCCATGCAATACTTGTACGAAAAGTTTTAAAGCCCATTTCCGCAAATAGTTTAATATCTTCTTGATAACGATGATAAAAATCAATTGCCTCATGGCTAGGATAATTCTCACCATCTATTAACTTAACAGGATACATGTCACCTAATTTTACATACATTCGCTTTTCACCATGCGGAATCATATCAACGGTCGTTAACCCTTTGCCATCCTCAAGATAAGCTCCTTCAGCCTGGTTAGCAGCGATTGCTCCACCCCATAAAAAACCCTTTGGAAATCCCATAACCTTCTCCTTTATCACTTCAAGTATTTTCAATTCTGATAACTTAGAAAAAATCAGAACTATTTATAAACCTCTTCATCTGTTTCTATTTCAAAACTACGTTTTTCTATAATTTCTTTATAGAAATAAGCTGATTTCTTTAAACGCCTATTTCGGTTGTCTTCTAAATCAATTTCAACTAAGCCATATCTATTTTTAAAAGCATTCATTGGCGAAACATTATCAGTAAATGCCCATAGCATATATCCTTTACAGTTAGAGCCTTCTGTAACTCCTCTAAGCAGCCAATCCAAATGCATAGAGATAAATTCAATACGATAATCATCTTGAATCATACCAGATTCATTTTTGTATTGCTTTTCATTCTCTACCCCCATACCACTTTCGGCAACAAACCATTCGAAATTATGATAATCATTCTTCATTCTCATGGCCATATCATACATGATTTGTGGATAGATTTCCCAGCCTCGATGAGGATTCATTTTCTTTCCTGGCATATTAAATTCTTCATAATAAAAATCTGGATGAAATGGTGCTTCTGGATGAACTATCGTTGTTCTTCCTTTTACTCGATTTGGATGATATAAATTAATTCCCACCCAATCCAAAGTATTATTTTGAATAATCTCAAGTTCTTCTTGGGTATATTCCATTAAAATATCATGCTTCTTCAATAAATCAAAGAAACCCTCTTCATAGTGACCTAAGATTGCTGGATCTAAAAAAATACGATTATAAAATAAGTCATATTTATCAGCCGCCTCTAAATCGCGAGGAGAATTCCCTCTTGGATAAGCTGTCTCCACATTAATAATAGTACCAAACTTCCCACCGGCAATCCGATATCCACCCTCTTTATAAACTTTCATAATCATATTTGTCGCTAAAGCTTTATTATAATTCCATTGCATCCAAGCTTTACTATCTTGATAAAAAGGATATCTTAGTGCATCAAGATGGATTCTAGTTTGAACTACGACCGGTTCATTAAAAGCAAACCAATATTTTACTTTATGACTATAGCGCTTAAATGCTTCTTGAGCATATTTCACAAATAATTCCACCACACGTTTACTTGCAAATCCATCATATTTTTTAAATAATTCAGCAGGTATTTCATAATGTTCCAAACATACCATCGGTTCAATTCCTTGAGCAATCAATTCATCCAGCATTTTATCATAGTAATTCGCATATTCTTCGTCAACTACAATATTTTCATAATCCGTTAAAAATCGTGACCAGTTTAACGATGTCCTATAACAATTCATGCCAATCTCTTTCATATAAGCAATATCTTCCTTATAGCGATGATAATAGTCAGTCGCTACCGCAGGACCATAACCATTATGCCAAACATTTTTATTTTCCTTATACCATAAATCTATATAAGAATCCTGAGACTCCTTTTTCTCACTCCAGCCTTCTGTCTGCCAAGCACTTGCAGCTGCACCTAAGAAAAAATTCTCTGGTAATTTTACTGTTTTTTTCATATTTTTCTCCATTTCCCCACGCTACGCGCATGGACACAAATATTTCTTGAAAACATTCTAGTTCTTTCTACTCTTCCTATCCCCCTGCTATAATGAAAGAGAGGTGGTATACTACAGAGCACGATAAGGAGAGCAGGTAACTCTACTCGTTAGAATATCCTGTGTAATTATAAGTCGCCGTCATCTTTCAAAGCATCAATAATCCCCCCAAGATACATAGCCCCCAAACCTCTATCGTATAAACCATATCCCGGTTTACCAGTTTCTCCCCATATCATTCGACCATGATCCGGTCTTATATATCCTTCAAAACCTACTTCAATATATGCACGCATAATTTCCACCATATCTAAAGACCCACATCTTGAATAGTGGGCACTTTCTTCAAAAGAACCATCATCTAATATTTTTACATTTCTAATATGTGCAAAATGAATTCTTCTCATTTTTCCATATTTTCTAATTAACAACGGAATATCATTAAAAGAAGCACACCCTAATGATCCACTGCACAACGTTAAGCCATGATGGCTATCATCATATAACGATAAAAATCTATCTAAATTTTTTTCATTTGTAATAATACGTGGAATCTCAAAAATAGACCAAGGCGGATCATCGGGATGAATGGCCATGTTAACATCACACTCAACAGCAACTGGTAAGATCTCTTTTATAAAATATTTAAGATTTTCCCATAATCCTTCCTCACCCAACTCTTTGTATGCTGTAATTAATTCACTCACTTCCATTACTGAATAAGAAGTATCCCAACCCGGTAAAGATAGTTTCGTTGGGTCTAATTGAGCAACTTCATTTTTGTAATAGACTAATGCTTTCGAACCATCATTTAATTGATGATCAACAGAAGATCTAGTCCAATCAAAAACAGGCATAAAATTATAACAAATGCATTTAATTCCGCATTTAGCAAGATTTCTAATTGTTTGTTTATAATTATCTATATACCTTTGATAATCATTTCTCTTTAATTTAATATCCTCATGCACCGGAACACTTTCAATAACTTCCAGCTCTAAGCCAACTAAATTTACTTCGGCTTTTAGCTTTTCAATCTTTTCAATCGGCCATACTTCTCCGACCGGTATATCATATACTGCACTCACAATTCCTGTGATATTAGGAATTTGTTTAATATATTCTAAACTTACAGGATCATCCGTTCCATACCAGCGAAATGTCATTTTCATAATTACCAACTCCTTCCTTACTGAGGATTATAGCCTAATTTATAGGAAATCTGTTTACCCACATCTTTAATAAGTAATCCTAAATCATCTAAATCGATACTACTTTCATAAAAACCAACACAACTGATGGCAGCAACAACATGTCCTTCATGATCAAAAAGTGGTGCAGCCACAGCTATTTGTTGCAGAGTGTTTTCTCGATCATCTTTTGCATAGCCCCGTTGCCTTACCTCTGCTAATTCTTCAATAAGTTTCTCTTTAGTTTTGATTGTAAAATACGTATATGAAATAAAATCAATCTTATCAATGATTTTATTAATTTCCTCTTCGCTTTTATAAGCTAACATAGCTTTTCCTAATGCTGCACAATGAAGTGATTTTCTTGTACCAACATTAGCTGTTGTAATAATACTGTTTTCTGACTCATATTTATAAATATAAGTCACCATATTCTCATCTAAAACAGCCATAAAAGTTGTTGCATTCATCTTGTTTGCGAAATCAATTAAATTACTTTTAGCTATATTTACAATATCTATATTATTTAAATAACTACTTCCAATAAGAAACGATGCTAACCCAATCTTATATTTTGTAATACCGGTTTGATTATCTTCAACAACCATATTTTTATATACTAATGTTTTGATGATATCAAAAACACTTGACTTTGGATAATCAAATATTAATGATAGCTCCGTTAAAGTATACCCTTCTTTACTTCTTGAAAGTAATTCTAATATTTCTATTGCTCTTAATAATGTACGATTTAGCTTCATTTTTTCCTCCATCTCCATTGCCATCAATTTAGTATATACCAATTAATTTTTAGCAAATTTATAATTACGAATTTGATTCGTAATATCGTCTATTTATACTATAATTTCTTTTGTAGTGGAGGTCAACATTCTTTACTTGATTTTATAAATTGATAACGATTTCCCATTAAATAATTTTATATCTTTCTAACTGCAATAAAACAAACATACATAAAATTGTCACTGCAACAACTGATTGGGCATAGCGTTCTATTTTTGTGAATTCCGATTTCTTACACCAGATTCTATATAATGCATATGGCGGAAATAAAACATTAAAAACATAAGTTATAATTTTATATAGTGTAAAAGCCTTAACTTGATGGGGATCAGGTTTGTTTAATTCATTCCGCAATTTTATAATATGTTTTTGTTGTTCTGTTAAACCTTGCAAATTTTGTTTCTTTTTTACTTTACTTGCCATGAATATTCCTCCTGCCTGTATCATCTATATAACCTAACTTTTTAGAAATAGTCAGTGCTATCCTTTTCATTTCTTCACCAATCTCTTTAATTCTTAAATTAGTATCATATAAAAAAGTGCAGCTTATTGCAGCAACGACATTTTTATTGTGATTAAAAATAGGTGCTGCTATACAAATTTGATAAATAGAATCTTCCTGAAAATCAACCGCATATCCTATATTTTTAACCCTTTTTAATTCTTTAAGATACTTTTGAGGGCTAGTAATCGTATATTCTGTTAACGGTTTAAAATCAATTTCTTTTAAAATATCTTTAATAACTTCTGGTTTTCTTTGAAAAGCTAACAAACATTTTCCTAGTGCCGTACTATAGATTGGTTTTCTCGTACCAATATTAGCATTAGTGACTATACGATGTGGCGCTTCATACTTATATAAATATGTAACCATTTTGTTATCTAAGATAGCAAGAAATGCCGTTGCATTAAAATGATTAGCAGTTTCTATCAATTGATTTTTGGCTGCTTCTACAAGATCTAAGCGCTCAATATTCCCGCTTCCAATAATAAAAGCATTTATTCCCATTTTATATTTTAATTTCCCATGATTTTGATCCTCGACAATCATTTTTTTATACAGTAATGTCTTAACAATATCAAAAGCACTTGATTTAGGTATATCTAAAGCTTCTGTTATTTCTAACAAAGTACATCCATCTTTTTGATTAGCTATATATTCAAGAATTTTAATTGTTCTTAAGGCTGTACGATTAAGTTTCATTTAATTTTCCTTCTCTAATGTATGTACGAAAAGCCGCTAATGCGGCTTCAGCCTTCTATTGTGAAACAATATCCTTTTGTTTATTAGCGATAATAACAAATGGAGTATAAATAGCAATGGAAATAACAATACATAGTGCTTGGGTAATTACTGTTCCAATACTGCCACCTGAAGCTATCCAGGCATTAATAAATGGCGGGGTTGTCCAAGGGAAAGCATATACTAATATATCTGAGAATCCAATAATCGTCATGAAATATCCAAATGCCATTGTTGCTAATGGGGTAATAATAAAAGGAATCATCAATAATGGATTAAGCATAATTGGTAAACCAAAATGCAAAGTTTCAGAAATATTGAAAATATTTGGAGCAATAGACAACTTAGCTACTTGTTTATAATCTTCACGTTTTGAGAAGACTAAACATGCAATCAACAAACCAACAACACAACCTGAACCACCAATATTACCATAAGTATCCCAAAACGACATAGAAATAATATTAAGATCAGCCGGATTATAGTTCGGATTTGCAACAATATCCGTATTAGCTAAAATTGCTGCATTCAATAACGGGTCCCTTACTGGTTTAATAATTTGATTACCATGAATACCTACACACCAGAAAATTTGTGCTACTAACATTAACAATAAGACTCCTGGTAACCCTTGTACTACTGCCTGCAATGGTTTTTGAATAAAAGTATAGATGATATCATATAAACTTAGTCCCGCTAATTGAACCACTGTATAGTTAATCGCTGCAAAAATAATAATTGTCAATGCAAATGGAAATAAGTTATTAAAACTGCTTGTTACATTTGAAGGTACTGAATCTGGCATATTAATCTTCAAATATTTACTTTTACATAATTTTGTAAATAGTTCTACCGAAAGCAGTGCAATAATCATTCCCAAAAACAATCCTTTAGAAGCCGTATAATCTTTGGCAATTCCAGCAACCGTAATTGACTCTTCTCCTACTGTAGCTACAATATTTGTACTTAAGCATGCAACAAAACTACAAACCGCTACTATTCCCGTCATAAACCCTTTTATTCCATTTTTAACTCCCAGCTCTAATCCAATTAAAACGACAGCTGCAATTGTAAAGAAATTTAAAGTAGCATAATTTGCTGCATTAAATAGATCAGTGAACATTTCCAACCAAGAAAACCCTTGCACCTTTGCTAAACTAATCCCTGTTGTTTCCGTCGAACAAACTACATTAACAATCAACGTACAAAAAGCTCCAGTAATAATTACCGGCATCAGTGTTGTAAAAGCTGTTTTAATTGCATACATATGTTTTTGATTACTAATCTTGCTTGCTACAACTAATAATTTTTCAGTTAACGAATCTGAAATTTTCATTTTCCTTCTCCTTTCATATATACGAACTTAGTTCTTATATATGTATTTTAGAAAATAAAGTTATCAATGTCAACGAATCAAGTGTATTTGTGTACAATATCCGTATATACGTAAAATAGTACAAAAAAAAACCAGATTACTCTGGTTTTTTATTCATGTTCTTAAATGCAGTTGAAAGCATTAATTTAATACGATTTAATTGATTAACCTCACTTGCACCAGGATCATAGTCTATTGCCACGATATTACTTTCAGGATAAGCTTTGCGTAAAGCTTTAATTGCCCCTTTACCCGTAACATGGTTTGGCAAACATCCGAATGGCTGCATACAAACAATATTAGGAGCTCCTGATTCAATTAGTTCAATCATCTCACCCGTTAAGAACCATCCTTCTCCCGTCTGATTTCCAATCGAAACAATCGAACTAGCTTTTTTAGCTAAATGTTGGATTGATGCAGGAGGATCAAAACGATTAGATTTCTTTAAAGCTTTGATCATATCATGACGAAGTAAATCAACAAACTTAATTGCTAAATTACAAATTCGTGCAGAATTTTTAGAAGCATGAAAATGTTCATTTTCAAAATCAGTATTATAGAAACAATATTGGAAGAAATCTATTAAATCAGGCATTACTGCTTCGCCACCTTCACGTTCAATTATTTCTACAATTTCATTATTTGCAGTTGGATGAAATTTTACTAAGATTTCACCAACTAAACCAACCCGTGGTTTTTTTATATCTAATAGTGGTAATTCATCAAATTCTTTAACAATTTGATAAACATTTTTTCTAAATTGTTTAATACTTCCATTTTTTACATTTTCTTGACATCGTTCAACCCATGATTGATATAAATCATTTGCACTTCCTGGAATTACTTCATAAGGTCGAACTCGATATAATACTCGCATGAAAATATCACCGTACATTGCCCCAATTACTACCTTTTTAATTAGTGGCAAAGTTAATTTAAATCCAGGATTATTTTCCAAACCTTGAAGATTGGCAGAAATAACAGGTACTTGAGGCATTCCTGCATCTTGCAATGCTTTACGGATAAAGGCGATATAATTAGTAGCACGGCATCCTCCGCCAGTTTGCGATATAATTACAGCAGTCTTTTCTAAATCATACTTACCACTCAATAAAGCTTCCATAATTTGACCCGTAACTAAAATACTTGGATAACAAGCATCATTATTAACATATTTTAAACCAGCATCAACTGCCCCTTTATCAACTGATGGTAAAACCACTAAATTATAACCAGACTCCTGCATTGCTGTCTCTACAAATTGGAAATGTAAAGGTGACATCTGCGGGCATAAAATAGTATAACCTTGATCACGCATCTCTTTAGTAAAAGGTACTTTTAAGGGCTGATATTTTGGATAGAGCTGTTTTTTGTTTTTAGCTTGTTTTTCAATCGTTGCTTTTAATGAACGAATTCGGATTCTAATTGCCCCAAGATTGCTCCCCTCATCAATTTTAATCAAAGTATAGATTTTATGACGAGCTTTTAAAATATCAGCAACTTGATCACTAGTCACAGCATCTAGCCCACAACCAAATGAAGTCAATTGAATCAACTCTAAATTAGGCTGAGTTGCTACAAATGAAGCAGCCCGATACAATCTTGAGTGATATGTCCATTGATCGACTACTCGCAATTGATCTAAATCCTTATCTAAGTGGCAAACACTATCTTCACTAAGAACTGCCATGCCCTCAGCTGTAATCAAATCAGCTAATCCATGGTTGATTTCCGGATCAACATGATATGGACGTCCAGATAAAACAATTCCTGTCATCTTATTATCTTTAAGATATTGTAAAACCATTTCTCCTTGATCTTGAATATCTTGCCGACATTTAGCTAATTCATCATAAGCATCATTAATTGCACTCAATAATTCTTTGTCGTTAACATTAAATGCCCGCAATTCATCCTTTAAGTTATTGAATAAAGTTTTTCGATTGCTTAGGTCCATAAATGGATTTCGATAGATAATACTGCGATTCTCCAGATTATCAACATTATTACGAATTACTTCTGGATATGAAGTAACGACCGGACAATTATAATGATTATTAGCATTATCAAATTCTTTACGTTCATAAGCTAGACTTGGATAGAAAATATATTTTATACCTTTCTCAATCAAAGCTTCAATATGCCCATGTGCTAATTTAGCTGGGTAACAAACACTTTCTGATGGAATTGATTCAATGCCCTTTTCATAAATTGCTTTAGATGAGCGAGGAGAAAGAATTACTCTAAATCCTAATTTAGTAAAGAAAGTATGCCAAAACGGATAATTTTCATACATATTCAATACTCGAGGAATTCCCACAGTCCCACGCACAGCCTGATCTTCAGTTAGTGAACGATAGTTAAAGACACGACGATATTTGTAATCAAATAAATTTGGTAATTTCTTTGATGAAACTGGTATATTGGCTCCACGTTCACAACGGTTACCACTAATATACTCACTATTATCATTAAATGTAGATACGGTCAACATACAGTGGTTAGTACATTTTTCACAATATCTAATTTCACTTTGACAAGTGAAATTTTCTAATTCATCCTTAGTTAATAAGGTTGTCGGTTCTCCTTGGTAACTTTCTCGGGCTAAACGGGCAATCCCAAAAGCTCCCATCAATCCTGCAATATCTGGACGAATGGCATTAACACCAGCTTCTTTTTCGAACGCTCTTAATACTGCCTCATTATAAAAAGTTCCCCCCTGGACTAAAATACTGTCCCCTAGTTCTTCTTTACTTCTTAATTTAATTACTTTATATAGAGCATTTTTGATTACTGAATATGATAAACCAGCACTAATATCTTCAACTTTTGCCCCTTCTTTTTGGGCTTGTTTTACTTTTGAGTTCATAAATACAGTACAACGACTTCCTAAGTCGATTGGCGCTTTTGACTCTAATGCCAGCTTTGCAAAATCACTCACCTCGTATCCTAAGGATTTAGCAAAAGTCTCAATAAATGAACCACATCCACTTGAACAAGCCTCATTTAATAAAATATCTTGAATAATTCCATCCTTGATCTTGATTGCTTTCATATCTTGACCACCAATATCTAAAATGAAACTTACATCTTCTTTAAAATAAGTAGCAGCCTTATAATGAGCCATCGTTTCCACTTCACTCATATCAACTTTAAGAGCCGCCTTGATTAATGCTTCACCATAACCAGTGACTCCACTACGAACTAATTTAACATTAGGAGGAATAAAATCATAAATATCTTTGACTATTTTTACTACCACATCTAGCGGATTACCTTCATTTGAATCATAGAAAGAGTATAATAAAGAATCATTATCATCGATCAATACCGCTTTAGTTGTTGTAGAACCAACATCTAAACCTAAATACACATTCCCGACATACCCCTTAATATCATTTTTTCGAACTTTATTAATATAATGACGATGTCTAAACCCATTTCGATCATTTTCATCAGCAAATAGTGGGTCTAGTGTATCTTCGCTAGCAAGCATTGTTTCATCAATATTATCTAATTTCTCAATCAACGCTTCAATCGTTGTTGGCTTTTCTTCTTCTTTCGCTAATAGAGTAGCTCCCATGGCAACAAACAGTTGAGAATTATCAGGAAAAATAATTTCGTCATCTTGTAAATTTAAGGTTTCAATAAAACGTTGTCTTAATTGATCTAAAAAATATAACGGCCCCCCTAAAAAAGCTACTTTACCACGGATTGGTTTACCACAGGCAAGACCACTGATCGTCTGATTGACTACTGCTTGAAAAATTGAAATCGCAATATCCTCTTTGTTTGCCCCTTCGTTAATTAGAGGCTGTACATCAGTTTTCGCAAATACTCCACAACGTGAAGCAATTGGATAAATCATTTGATAATTTTTCGCTAATTCATTCAATCCTCCAGCATCAGTTTGAAGTAATGATGCCATCTGGTCAATAAAAGCTCCAGTTCCCCCTGCACAAGTTCCATTCATTCTTTGTTCCAGTGAACCTTGAAAATAAGTTATTTTAGCATCCTCTCCACCAAGTTCAATTGCAACATCACATTCAGGAATATAAGTTTCAATTGTTTTTGTGCAGGCAATTACTTCTTGAACAAATTTAACATCTAGACATGAAGAAAGTGATAACCCCCCTGAACCTGTCATCACAGCCGTTACTTCTAAATTACCAAATTGTTCTTTAACATCATTGATTAATGTTTTAATTGTTGCTTGGATATCAGAATAATGTCGCTCATATTTTGAATAGATACAATTATCATCCTGATCCGTAATATAAATTTTTATCGTAGTTGACCCAACGTCAATTCCCATGTAATACTTCTTTTCCATTTTGTTCTCCTACTCTAAATTTTTCTTAATCTTACCAATTATTCTGATTAAGTCATCGACCTCTTGCGGTTCTAAATCTTTAACCAAAATTTCTTCCATTT encodes:
- the ascB gene encoding 6-phospho-beta-glucosidase; translation: MGFPKGFLWGGAIAANQAEGAYLEDGKGLTTVDMIPHGEKRMYVKLGDMYPVKLIDGENYPSHEAIDFYHRYQEDIKLFAEMGFKTFRTSIAWARIFPHGDDEQPNEAGISFYLDLFKECQKYGIEPLVTLCHFDVPMGLVEKYGSWRSREMIECFIRYARVCFERFDGLVKYWLTFNEINILLHSPFSGAGIAFKPDENHEQVKYQAAHHELVASALATKIAHEINPLNRVGCMLAGGQFYPYSCDPKDVWLAMNKDRENLMFIDVQARGYYPSYAKKVFKEKDINIEIQTDDLEILKKYPVDFISFSYYQSRCASADPSRGMTDGNVVKSVKNPYLETSDWGWQIDPLGLRITLNYLYDRYQKPLFIVENGLGAKDTIEEDGSILDDYRIDYLRKHIKAMKDAIDDGVDLIGYTTWGCIDLVAASTGEMSKRYGFIYVDKDDQGNGTLERRKKKSFNWYKQVIASNGERLD
- the uxuA gene encoding mannonate dehydratase gives rise to the protein MKMTFRWYGTDDPVSLEYIKQIPNITGIVSAVYDIPVGEVWPIEKIEKLKAEVNLVGLELEVIESVPVHEDIKLKRNDYQRYIDNYKQTIRNLAKCGIKCICYNFMPVFDWTRSSVDHQLNDGSKALVYYKNEVAQLDPTKLSLPGWDTSYSVMEVSELITAYKELGEEGLWENLKYFIKEILPVAVECDVNMAIHPDDPPWSIFEIPRIITNEKNLDRFLSLYDDSHHGLTLCSGSLGCASFNDIPLLIRKYGKMRRIHFAHIRNVKILDDGSFEESAHYSRCGSLDMVEIMRAYIEVGFEGYIRPDHGRMIWGETGKPGYGLYDRGLGAMYLGGIIDALKDDGDL
- a CDS encoding IclR family transcriptional regulator, which gives rise to MKLNRTLLRAIEILELLSRSKEGYTLTELSLIFDYPKSSVFDIIKTLVYKNMVVEDNQTGITKYKIGLASFLIGSSYLNNIDIVNIAKSNLIDFANKMNATTFMAVLDENMVTYIYKYESENSIITTANVGTRKSLHCAALGKAMLAYKSEEEINKIIDKIDFISYTYFTIKTKEKLIEELAEVRQRGYAKDDRENTLQQIAVAAPLFDHEGHVVAAISCVGFYESSIDLDDLGLLIKDVGKQISYKLGYNPQ
- a CDS encoding PTS sugar transporter subunit IIC, with product MKISDSLTEKLLVVASKISNQKHMYAIKTAFTTLMPVIITGAFCTLIVNVVCSTETTGISLAKVQGFSWLEMFTDLFNAANYATLNFFTIAAVVLIGLELGVKNGIKGFMTGIVAVCSFVACLSTNIVATVGEESITVAGIAKDYTASKGLFLGMIIALLSVELFTKLCKSKYLKINMPDSVPSNVTSSFNNLFPFALTIIIFAAINYTVVQLAGLSLYDIIYTFIQKPLQAVVQGLPGVLLLMLVAQIFWCVGIHGNQIIKPVRDPLLNAAILANTDIVANPNYNPADLNIISMSFWDTYGNIGGSGCVVGLLIACLVFSKREDYKQVAKLSIAPNIFNISETLHFGLPIMLNPLLMIPFIITPLATMAFGYFMTIIGFSDILVYAFPWTTPPFINAWIASGGSIGTVITQALCIVISIAIYTPFVIIANKQKDIVSQ
- a CDS encoding IclR family transcriptional regulator produces the protein MKLNRTALRTIKILEYIANQKDGCTLLEITEALDIPKSSAFDIVKTLLYKKMIVEDQNHGKLKYKMGINAFIIGSGNIERLDLVEAAKNQLIETANHFNATAFLAILDNKMVTYLYKYEAPHRIVTNANIGTRKPIYSTALGKCLLAFQRKPEVIKDILKEIDFKPLTEYTITSPQKYLKELKRVKNIGYAVDFQEDSIYQICIAAPIFNHNKNVVAAISCTFLYDTNLRIKEIGEEMKRIALTISKKLGYIDDTGRRNIHGK
- a CDS encoding 2-hydroxyacyl-CoA dehydratase; the encoded protein is MEKKYYMGIDVGSTTIKIYITDQDDNCIYSKYERHYSDIQATIKTLINDVKEQFGNLEVTAVMTGSGGLSLSSCLDVKFVQEVIACTKTIETYIPECDVAIELGGEDAKITYFQGSLEQRMNGTCAGGTGAFIDQMASLLQTDAGGLNELAKNYQMIYPIASRCGVFAKTDVQPLINEGANKEDIAISIFQAVVNQTISGLACGKPIRGKVAFLGGPLYFLDQLRQRFIETLNLQDDEIIFPDNSQLFVAMGATLLAKEEEKPTTIEALIEKLDNIDETMLASEDTLDPLFADENDRNGFRHRHYINKVRKNDIKGYVGNVYLGLDVGSTTTKAVLIDDNDSLLYSFYDSNEGNPLDVVVKIVKDIYDFIPPNVKLVRSGVTGYGEALIKAALKVDMSEVETMAHYKAATYFKEDVSFILDIGGQDMKAIKIKDGIIQDILLNEACSSGCGSFIETFAKSLGYEVSDFAKLALESKAPIDLGSRCTVFMNSKVKQAQKEGAKVEDISAGLSYSVIKNALYKVIKLRSKEELGDSILVQGGTFYNEAVLRAFEKEAGVNAIRPDIAGLMGAFGIARLARESYQGEPTTLLTKDELENFTCQSEIRYCEKCTNHCMLTVSTFNDNSEYISGNRCERGANIPVSSKKLPNLFDYKYRRVFNYRSLTEDQAVRGTVGIPRVLNMYENYPFWHTFFTKLGFRVILSPRSSKAIYEKGIESIPSESVCYPAKLAHGHIEALIEKGIKYIFYPSLAYERKEFDNANNHYNCPVVTSYPEVIRNNVDNLENRSIIYRNPFMDLSNRKTLFNNLKDELRAFNVNDKELLSAINDAYDELAKCRQDIQDQGEMVLQYLKDNKMTGIVLSGRPYHVDPEINHGLADLITAEGMAVLSEDSVCHLDKDLDQLRVVDQWTYHSRLYRAASFVATQPNLELIQLTSFGCGLDAVTSDQVADILKARHKIYTLIKIDEGSNLGAIRIRIRSLKATIEKQAKNKKQLYPKYQPLKVPFTKEMRDQGYTILCPQMSPLHFQFVETAMQESGYNLVVLPSVDKGAVDAGLKYVNNDACYPSILVTGQIMEALLSGKYDLEKTAVIISQTGGGCRATNYIAFIRKALQDAGMPQVPVISANLQGLENNPGFKLTLPLIKKVVIGAMYGDIFMRVLYRVRPYEVIPGSANDLYQSWVERCQENVKNGSIKQFRKNVYQIVKEFDELPLLDIKKPRVGLVGEILVKFHPTANNEIVEIIEREGGEAVMPDLIDFFQYCFYNTDFENEHFHASKNSARICNLAIKFVDLLRHDMIKALKKSNRFDPPASIQHLAKKASSIVSIGNQTGEGWFLTGEMIELIESGAPNIVCMQPFGCLPNHVTGKGAIKALRKAYPESNIVAIDYDPGASEVNQLNRIKLMLSTAFKNMNKKPE
- a CDS encoding glycoside hydrolase family 1 protein; the protein is MKKTVKLPENFFLGAAASAWQTEGWSEKKESQDSYIDLWYKENKNVWHNGYGPAVATDYYHRYKEDIAYMKEIGMNCYRTSLNWSRFLTDYENIVVDEEYANYYDKMLDELIAQGIEPMVCLEHYEIPAELFKKYDGFASKRVVELFVKYAQEAFKRYSHKVKYWFAFNEPVVVQTRIHLDALRYPFYQDSKAWMQWNYNKALATNMIMKVYKEGGYRIAGGKFGTIINVETAYPRGNSPRDLEAADKYDLFYNRIFLDPAILGHYEEGFFDLLKKHDILMEYTQEELEIIQNNTLDWVGINLYHPNRVKGRTTIVHPEAPFHPDFYYEEFNMPGKKMNPHRGWEIYPQIMYDMAMRMKNDYHNFEWFVAESGMGVENEKQYKNESGMIQDDYRIEFISMHLDWLLRGVTEGSNCKGYMLWAFTDNVSPMNAFKNRYGLVEIDLEDNRNRRLKKSAYFYKEIIEKRSFEIETDEEVYK